A genomic window from Bacillus mesophilus includes:
- the spoVK gene encoding stage V sporulation protein K gives MDQPIKLKNNGQINIILHDQKKQHSHSTKMDREPYPMVEVPAKHPELKHIEEELANLVGLTEMKKMVKEIYAWLYINKKREEQGLKVGKQVLHMLFKGNPGTGKTTVARLLGKLFLQMNVLSKGHLIEAERADLVGEYIGHTAQKTRDLIKKAMGGILFVDEAYSLARGGEKDFGKEAIDTLVKHMEDKQHDFILILAGYSREMENFLSLNPGLKSRFPVVLDFPDYSVEQLMEIGKRILSDKEYQLTKDAEWELRNHLKELLLQNPRSFSNGRYVRNVIEKTIRSQAMRLLRNESYERQDLLLIQRHDLEFGVEI, from the coding sequence TTGGATCAACCAATTAAGTTAAAAAACAACGGACAAATTAATATTATTCTTCACGATCAGAAAAAACAACATTCTCATTCCACTAAAATGGATCGTGAGCCGTACCCGATGGTTGAGGTTCCGGCCAAACATCCAGAACTCAAGCACATAGAAGAAGAATTAGCTAATCTCGTTGGGTTAACTGAGATGAAAAAAATGGTAAAAGAAATTTATGCATGGCTATACATTAATAAAAAGAGAGAGGAACAAGGACTCAAGGTTGGTAAACAAGTACTGCATATGCTATTTAAAGGAAATCCAGGTACTGGAAAAACGACTGTAGCACGATTATTAGGTAAACTCTTTCTTCAAATGAATGTCTTGTCAAAAGGACACCTAATTGAGGCGGAACGAGCAGACTTGGTGGGCGAGTATATTGGTCATACTGCTCAGAAAACTCGGGATCTCATAAAAAAAGCAATGGGTGGGATCTTATTTGTGGATGAGGCATATTCTTTGGCTAGAGGTGGAGAAAAAGACTTTGGTAAAGAAGCAATTGATACGTTAGTTAAGCATATGGAAGATAAACAGCATGATTTTATATTAATTCTTGCTGGATATTCTCGTGAAATGGAAAACTTTCTTTCATTGAATCCAGGGTTGAAATCAAGATTTCCTGTAGTATTAGATTTCCCAGATTACTCAGTTGAGCAATTAATGGAAATTGGTAAAAGAATTCTTTCGGATAAGGAGTACCAATTAACGAAAGATGCGGAGTGGGAGCTGAGGAATCATCTAAAGGAACTCCTATTACAAAACCCTCGTTCTTTTAGTAATGGGAGATATGTACGAAATGTTATTGAGAAGACAATCCGCTCACAAGCAATGCGGCTATTACGAAACGAATCATATGAGAGACAGGACCTATTATTAATTCAACGTCATGATTTGGAATTTGGAGTTGAAATCTAA
- the hfq gene encoding RNA chaperone Hfq codes for MKQSINIQDQFLNQLRKDNAFVTVYLLNGFQLRGLVKGFDNFTVLLESEGKQQLIYKHAISTFVPQKNVQIDLEQQS; via the coding sequence ATGAAGCAGTCTATTAATATCCAAGATCAATTTTTAAATCAGCTTCGTAAAGATAACGCATTTGTTACGGTTTACCTACTTAATGGTTTTCAATTAAGAGGATTAGTAAAGGGGTTTGACAACTTTACAGTTCTGTTGGAATCAGAAGGGAAGCAACAGTTAATCTATAAACATGCTATATCAACATTTGTTCCACAAAAGAATGTTCAAATAGATCTTGAACAACAATCTTAA
- the miaA gene encoding tRNA (adenosine(37)-N6)-dimethylallyltransferase MiaA, which yields MNMEKVVVIIGPTAVGKTKLSIEVAKRFNGEIISGDSMQIYRSMDIGTAKITPEEMEGIPHHLIDIKDPTEPYSTAEFQTDVRKLIQEITARGKLPIIVGGTGLYIQSVIHNYHFSEKGSDEAVRKQLETELAEKGIDVLMERLQQIDPISAESIHPNNHRRVIRALEVYITTGKTMSDYMDEQEEELLYDLALIGLTLDREILYHRINQRVDLMVEEGLEEEVRKLHDLGIKDVQSIQAIGYKELYQYLDGLISFQDAIELLKRNSRRYAKRQLTWFRNKMDVKWFDMTEGDYEKKFIEIIEYIAGKLKI from the coding sequence ATGAATATGGAGAAGGTTGTTGTTATTATTGGACCAACAGCTGTTGGTAAGACCAAGCTTAGTATTGAGGTAGCAAAGAGATTTAATGGTGAAATTATCAGTGGAGACTCTATGCAGATATATCGTTCCATGGATATAGGGACAGCAAAGATTACACCAGAAGAAATGGAAGGAATTCCGCATCATCTTATTGATATTAAGGATCCTACCGAACCTTATTCAACGGCAGAATTTCAAACAGATGTAAGAAAATTGATTCAGGAAATCACAGCACGAGGAAAGCTCCCCATCATTGTTGGTGGAACCGGGTTATATATCCAGTCTGTCATTCATAATTATCATTTTTCAGAAAAGGGCTCTGATGAAGCTGTTAGAAAACAGCTTGAAACGGAACTAGCTGAAAAGGGAATAGATGTATTAATGGAGCGTTTGCAACAGATTGATCCTATAAGTGCTGAAAGTATACACCCAAATAATCACCGCCGTGTAATTAGGGCACTCGAAGTATACATAACAACCGGTAAAACCATGAGTGACTATATGGATGAGCAGGAAGAAGAGTTACTATATGACTTAGCATTAATTGGCCTAACTCTAGATCGAGAAATTTTATATCATCGGATTAATCAACGTGTAGATTTGATGGTAGAAGAAGGTCTAGAAGAAGAGGTTAGGAAACTGCATGACTTGGGAATTAAAGATGTACAATCAATTCAAGCGATTGGTTATAAAGAGTTATATCAATATTTAGATGGTCTAATTTCCTTTCAAGATGCGATTGAACTTTTGAAAAGAAACTCGAGAAGATATGCCAAAAGACAGCTAACTTGGTTTCGAAACAAGATGGATGTCAAATGGTTTGATATGACAGAGGGAGACTATGAAAAAAAGTTTATTGAAATAATTGAATATATAGCAGGAAAGCTTAAGATTTAA
- the mutL gene encoding DNA mismatch repair endonuclease MutL produces the protein MGIIRKLDDALSNKIAAGEVVERPASVVKELVENSIDAGSTIIEVEIEEAGLSKIRIIDNGHGIEEDDCLVAFERHATSKIKDEIDLFRIRTLGFRGEALPSIASVSELEIKTSTGNGPGTLLSLKGGKVVKHEKTNSRKGTEITVKNLFFNTPARLKYMKTVHTELGNITDTINRISMAYPEVSFKLTHNGNRVLYTNGSGDVLQVLASIYGMSIAKKLLPIKLESLDFKIKGYVSLPEITRASRNYLSVIINGRYIKNFPISKAIQDGYHTLLPIGRFPIVFVEIEMDPLLVDVNVHPAKLEVRVSKEPELHELLKDGIKALFKKQQLIPAVQPPKSFKKNDSVQESFSFSHTPPTVIKEQQAYHKEERDYIPKEVTFPIETENKDKPSSSFISEEMLSEEENSTPIEEMKEERIPPLYPIGQMHGTYILAQNENGLFIIDQHAAQERVKYEFYREKVGQVRRELQDLLVPLTLEYSHDEYLTIEENKELLQEVGIFLEDFGPQSYIVRAHPQWFPEGYEAEVIEEIIQQVLTSKKVDIKKLREETAIMMSCKGSIKANHYLRETDIFPLLESLRLSEDPFTCPHGRPIIIHFSTYEMEKLFKRVM, from the coding sequence GTGGGGATTATTAGAAAACTAGATGACGCACTCTCCAATAAAATAGCTGCAGGTGAAGTAGTCGAACGACCTGCATCTGTTGTTAAAGAGCTTGTTGAAAATTCAATAGATGCTGGTAGTACGATTATAGAAGTCGAAATCGAAGAGGCTGGTCTATCGAAGATTAGAATCATAGACAATGGTCATGGAATTGAAGAGGATGATTGTTTAGTAGCCTTTGAAAGACATGCGACGAGCAAAATCAAAGATGAAATTGACCTTTTCCGAATCCGAACATTGGGATTTAGAGGAGAGGCATTGCCTAGTATTGCTTCTGTATCAGAACTTGAAATCAAAACCTCAACAGGAAACGGCCCAGGTACTCTACTCTCCTTAAAAGGTGGTAAAGTAGTTAAGCATGAAAAAACGAATAGTCGTAAAGGTACAGAAATTACGGTAAAGAATCTTTTCTTTAATACACCAGCGCGACTTAAGTATATGAAAACAGTTCATACAGAACTCGGAAATATAACAGATACAATTAATAGAATATCAATGGCCTATCCAGAAGTGTCATTCAAGTTAACTCATAATGGCAATAGAGTCTTATATACAAATGGTAGTGGAGATGTACTTCAAGTATTAGCATCTATATATGGGATGTCTATTGCTAAGAAGTTGCTGCCTATTAAGCTAGAATCACTGGATTTTAAAATAAAAGGATACGTCTCACTTCCTGAAATAACAAGGGCCTCACGTAACTATTTATCTGTCATTATTAATGGCCGTTATATTAAGAATTTTCCAATTAGTAAAGCGATACAAGACGGATATCATACCTTACTTCCTATTGGTCGATTTCCGATTGTATTTGTAGAAATTGAAATGGATCCATTATTAGTAGATGTAAACGTGCATCCTGCAAAACTTGAGGTTCGCGTTAGTAAAGAACCTGAACTGCATGAGCTTTTAAAGGATGGCATTAAAGCTCTTTTTAAGAAACAACAGCTAATTCCAGCAGTACAGCCACCTAAATCTTTTAAGAAAAATGATAGTGTTCAAGAATCCTTTAGTTTTAGTCATACTCCACCCACAGTAATTAAAGAACAGCAAGCATATCATAAAGAGGAACGAGATTATATTCCTAAAGAAGTTACTTTTCCTATTGAAACAGAGAATAAGGACAAACCAAGTTCATCTTTTATAAGTGAAGAGATGCTCTCTGAAGAAGAAAATAGTACCCCGATAGAAGAAATGAAAGAGGAACGTATTCCTCCACTGTATCCTATTGGACAAATGCATGGCACTTATATTCTTGCCCAAAATGAGAACGGACTTTTTATCATTGATCAGCATGCTGCTCAGGAACGGGTAAAATATGAGTTTTATCGCGAAAAGGTTGGGCAAGTTAGAAGAGAGTTACAGGACTTATTAGTTCCATTAACCCTTGAATATTCACATGACGAGTATTTGACCATCGAGGAAAACAAAGAATTGCTACAAGAGGTTGGTATTTTCTTAGAGGACTTTGGGCCTCAAAGCTATATTGTTAGAGCACATCCGCAGTGGTTTCCAGAAGGATATGAAGCGGAGGTCATTGAAGAGATTATCCAGCAGGTGCTAACATCTAAAAAGGTAGACATCAAGAAACTTAGAGAAGAAACGGCTATCATGATGAGCTGTAAAGGTTCGATTAAAGCCAATCATTATTTACGTGAGACCGATATTTTTCCTTTATTAGAATCGTTACGTCTGTCGGAAGATCCGTTTACTTGTCCTCATGGAAGACCAATCATTATTCATTTCTCAACCTATGAAATGGAAAAGCTCTTTAAACGTGTTATGTAA
- the mutS gene encoding DNA mismatch repair protein MutS: MATYTPMIQQYLKIKAEYQDAFLFFRLGDFYEMFFEDAVQASQVLEITLTSREGGVEERIPMCGVPHHAAPNYIEQLVSKGYKVAVCEQVEDPRQAKGVVKREVVQLITPGTVMEGKSLEDKQNNYIASITEFDHGSSYGFCYNDLSTGELQVTLLSDWNEVLSELLSTGAREAVVSSSLSEQKCKQLQDRCFVTVSIEDILIEFEEVIPHLQKLNGEKQKHAVSRLLHYLIRTQKRKLDHIQSAVFYNTQQFMKIDMYSKRNLELIETIRSKGKKGSLLWLLDETMTAMGGRLLKAWIDRPLIDTEKIKARHDMVGVLLSQFFQRSDLREKLKEVYDIERLAGRVAFGNVNARDLVQLRRSLQQVPAIRSTVAELELPYANSLASNMDGCEELLDLLEQALKDHPPLSVKEGDMIRDGYHEQLDLYRNASRNGKTWIAELEQKERELTGIKSLKIGYNRVFGYYIEVTKSNISSLKEGRYERKQTLANAERYITPELKEKEALILEAEEKIVGLEYDLFLLLREQVKEYIPRLQQLAKMISEVDVLQSFAVVSEERHFVKPVLSPEHQLRVLNGRHPVVEKMMDSQEYVANDCIMNDERQVLLITGPNMSGKSTYMRQIALTSIMAQIGCFVSAEEATLPVFDQVFTRIGAADDLISGQSTFMVEMLEAKNAIAHATQHSLILFDEIGRGTSTYDGMALAQAIIEYIHEHIQAKTLFSTHYHELTALEGELHHLQNVHVKAIEQNGRVVFLHKVQEGAADKSYGIHVAELAELPQKLISRARQLLATFEGEKVTSTTTKKEITEETQLSFFAEQATTVKESNLSDKEREILKQIKSIPIMELTPMDAMNKLYEIQKKLKG; the protein is encoded by the coding sequence ATGGCTACATATACGCCTATGATACAGCAATATTTAAAAATAAAGGCTGAATACCAGGATGCCTTTTTATTTTTCCGCTTAGGAGATTTTTATGAGATGTTTTTCGAGGATGCGGTCCAAGCTTCACAAGTACTTGAAATCACACTCACTAGTAGAGAAGGTGGAGTGGAAGAGCGCATTCCGATGTGTGGAGTACCTCACCATGCCGCACCTAATTATATTGAACAACTAGTTTCAAAGGGATATAAAGTGGCAGTGTGTGAGCAGGTTGAGGACCCACGGCAGGCAAAGGGAGTAGTTAAACGAGAGGTAGTTCAATTAATTACGCCGGGAACAGTTATGGAAGGAAAGAGTCTAGAAGATAAGCAAAATAATTATATAGCTTCGATTACTGAATTTGATCATGGCTCAAGCTATGGTTTTTGCTATAATGACCTCTCAACTGGGGAATTACAGGTTACCTTGTTGTCAGATTGGAATGAGGTACTAAGTGAATTACTCTCGACTGGAGCTAGAGAAGCTGTCGTTTCTTCCTCACTTTCAGAACAGAAGTGCAAGCAGCTACAGGACCGGTGTTTTGTAACGGTCTCTATCGAAGATATTCTAATTGAATTTGAAGAGGTTATTCCTCACCTACAAAAGCTTAATGGTGAAAAGCAAAAGCATGCTGTTTCGAGACTACTTCATTATTTAATTCGAACTCAGAAGCGGAAGTTAGACCATATTCAGTCTGCTGTATTCTATAATACTCAGCAGTTTATGAAAATCGATATGTATTCTAAACGAAATTTAGAACTAATTGAAACGATTCGTTCGAAAGGGAAAAAGGGATCGTTACTATGGCTGTTGGATGAAACGATGACAGCGATGGGTGGACGACTACTAAAAGCATGGATTGATCGTCCTTTAATTGATACAGAGAAAATTAAAGCAAGACATGATATGGTTGGAGTTCTTTTATCTCAATTTTTCCAAAGAAGTGATTTACGTGAAAAGCTTAAAGAAGTATACGATATAGAGCGATTAGCAGGACGGGTTGCTTTTGGAAATGTAAATGCAAGGGATTTAGTTCAGCTTAGACGTTCATTACAACAGGTCCCAGCAATTCGATCAACTGTTGCAGAGCTAGAGCTACCTTATGCAAATTCATTGGCTTCAAACATGGACGGTTGTGAGGAGTTACTTGACTTATTAGAGCAAGCATTAAAGGATCATCCACCTTTAAGTGTGAAAGAAGGAGATATGATTCGTGATGGCTATCACGAGCAGCTTGACCTTTATCGTAACGCAAGTAGAAATGGCAAGACATGGATTGCAGAGTTGGAGCAGAAAGAACGTGAGCTAACCGGAATAAAATCACTTAAAATCGGCTATAATCGCGTGTTTGGTTATTATATTGAAGTGACAAAATCCAATATTAGTTCTTTAAAAGAAGGAAGATATGAAAGGAAACAAACCTTAGCCAATGCCGAGAGATATATAACACCAGAATTAAAGGAAAAAGAAGCTTTAATATTAGAAGCTGAGGAGAAAATCGTCGGGTTAGAATATGACTTGTTTCTATTGTTACGTGAGCAGGTAAAAGAATATATCCCAAGACTACAACAGCTCGCAAAAATGATTAGTGAGGTAGATGTTCTTCAGTCATTTGCAGTTGTAAGTGAAGAGCGCCATTTTGTCAAACCAGTCCTTTCACCTGAACATCAGTTAAGAGTTTTAAATGGCCGTCATCCTGTAGTAGAAAAAATGATGGATTCCCAGGAGTATGTGGCAAATGATTGTATCATGAATGATGAGCGGCAAGTGCTACTCATAACCGGGCCAAATATGTCTGGTAAAAGTACTTACATGAGACAGATTGCATTAACATCAATCATGGCGCAGATAGGATGCTTTGTTTCTGCGGAAGAAGCAACCCTCCCGGTATTTGATCAAGTGTTTACAAGAATAGGCGCTGCAGATGATTTGATATCTGGTCAAAGTACCTTTATGGTGGAAATGCTAGAAGCAAAAAATGCGATTGCACATGCTACTCAGCATAGTTTAATTCTCTTTGATGAAATAGGTAGAGGGACTTCAACCTATGATGGAATGGCTTTAGCACAGGCGATTATCGAATATATTCACGAGCATATTCAGGCGAAAACCTTGTTTTCTACTCATTATCATGAGCTTACAGCTCTTGAAGGTGAACTACACCATTTACAAAATGTTCATGTAAAGGCAATTGAACAAAATGGTAGAGTTGTATTCTTACACAAGGTTCAAGAAGGTGCAGCAGATAAAAGCTATGGAATACATGTCGCGGAACTGGCTGAGCTTCCCCAGAAACTAATTTCAAGGGCCCGACAACTACTAGCAACCTTTGAAGGGGAAAAGGTAACTAGTACGACTACTAAAAAAGAAATAACAGAAGAAACCCAGCTTTCATTCTTTGCTGAACAGGCAACAACGGTTAAAGAATCAAATCTATCTGATAAAGAAAGAGAGATTTTAAAGCAAATTAAATCGATTCCTATAATGGAATTGACTCCGATGGATGCGATGAATAAGTTATATGAAATTCAAAAGAAATTAAAAGGTTAA
- a CDS encoding outer spore coat protein CotE yields the protein MSQYREIITKAVVGKGKKFTQSTHTISPSHRPTSILGCWVINHVYNAKKCGDVVEVDGRYDINVWYSYNDNTKTEVVTETVSYKDCVKLRYRDENFFGDDHEVIARAIQQPNCLEATISPNGNKVVVQVEREFLVEVIGETKVCVVVSDECCDDDFDFDVDDEDFEDLDPNFLLGDEEE from the coding sequence ATGTCCCAATACAGAGAAATTATTACAAAGGCTGTTGTTGGAAAAGGCAAGAAGTTCACGCAGTCAACACATACCATTTCACCTTCACACAGACCAACGAGTATCCTAGGATGCTGGGTAATTAACCACGTATATAATGCAAAAAAATGTGGGGATGTTGTGGAAGTTGATGGACGCTATGATATTAACGTATGGTACTCTTACAACGACAATACAAAAACAGAGGTTGTAACAGAAACAGTATCATACAAGGATTGTGTAAAGCTTCGTTATCGAGATGAGAACTTCTTTGGTGATGATCATGAGGTAATTGCTCGAGCAATTCAGCAGCCAAATTGCCTTGAAGCTACCATTTCACCAAATGGAAACAAGGTGGTTGTTCAGGTAGAAAGAGAATTCTTAGTTGAGGTAATTGGGGAAACAAAGGTTTGTGTTGTAGTAAGTGATGAATGCTGCGATGACGACTTTGATTTCGACGTAGATGACGAGGATTTCGAAGATTTAGATCCGAACTTCTTATTAGGCGACGAAGAAGAGTAA
- a CDS encoding RicAFT regulatory complex protein RicA family protein, with the protein MATYTRDEIIKRARDLAKMISQTEEVDFFKRAEAQINYNTKVQEMIGKIKNLQKNAVNYQHYGKHEALKKVEAQIDQLQEELDAIPVVQDFKTSQVDVNDLLQLVANTISNTVTNEIIESTGGNVLRGETGSKVNGAGSGSSCGDGCGCH; encoded by the coding sequence ATGGCAACTTACACAAGAGATGAAATTATAAAAAGAGCTAGAGACTTGGCGAAAATGATTTCTCAAACAGAAGAAGTTGACTTCTTCAAACGTGCAGAAGCACAAATTAACTATAATACAAAAGTTCAAGAAATGATTGGCAAAATTAAAAACCTACAAAAAAACGCTGTAAACTATCAACACTACGGTAAGCATGAGGCGTTAAAGAAGGTAGAAGCGCAAATTGACCAATTACAAGAAGAACTGGATGCAATCCCGGTTGTTCAGGATTTCAAGACTTCTCAGGTTGATGTAAATGATCTACTACAGCTTGTAGCAAATACAATCTCAAATACTGTGACGAATGAAATTATTGAATCAACTGGTGGAAATGTATTGCGTGGAGAAACAGGATCAAAAGTAAATGGTGCAGGATCAGGCAGTAGCTGTGGTGACGGTTGCGGTTGTCATTAA
- the miaB gene encoding tRNA (N6-isopentenyl adenosine(37)-C2)-methylthiotransferase MiaB has product MNEKQRLEQTAQIKTVDSSDKKSDKDYSKYFDFSGAKVVKQEEGKTTYRLSGRNITINDAPDLAEGKRRGKESINYIDQFEISPELKGMGQGKKFIINTYGCQMNEHDTEVMSGIFIQLGYEPTDTVEDADVILLNTCAIRENAENKVFGEIGHLKPLKKERPDLLIGVCGCMSQEESVVNKILQKHHFIDMIFGTHNIHRLPQILNEAYLSKEMVIEVWSKEGDVIENLPKVRKGSIKGWVNIMYGCDKFCTYCIVPYTRGKERSRRPEEIIHEVRHLASQGYKEITLLGQNVNAYGKDFEDLNYGLGDLMEELSKIDIPRIRFTTSHPRDFDDRLIEVLAKGGNLLDHIHLPVQSGSSEILKLMARKYSREHYLELVGKIKKAIPNASLTTDIIVGFPNETDEQFEETMSLYREVEFDSAYTFIYSPREGTPAAKMEDNIPMEVKKERLQRLNSLVNEISAKKLKEYEGQVVEVLVEGESKNNPDVLAGYTSKSKLVNFRAPRSVIGKVIKVRIIKAKTWTLDGELVEEMVEVN; this is encoded by the coding sequence ATGAATGAAAAGCAGCGTTTAGAGCAAACCGCACAAATTAAGACTGTAGATTCTTCGGACAAAAAATCCGACAAGGACTATAGCAAATATTTTGATTTCAGCGGTGCTAAAGTCGTGAAGCAAGAGGAAGGTAAAACCACTTACAGACTTAGTGGACGTAACATCACTATCAACGATGCTCCTGATCTTGCAGAAGGTAAAAGACGTGGTAAAGAATCAATTAATTATATTGATCAATTTGAAATCTCTCCTGAATTAAAAGGAATGGGACAAGGTAAAAAATTTATTATCAATACTTACGGCTGTCAAATGAATGAGCATGATACAGAAGTAATGTCTGGGATTTTTATTCAACTTGGCTATGAACCGACAGACACAGTTGAAGATGCAGATGTCATCTTACTGAATACTTGCGCAATCCGTGAAAATGCAGAAAATAAAGTGTTTGGTGAAATCGGACATCTGAAACCACTAAAGAAGGAAAGACCTGATTTATTGATTGGTGTTTGTGGATGTATGTCCCAGGAAGAGTCCGTTGTTAATAAAATTTTACAAAAACATCATTTTATTGACATGATATTTGGAACTCACAACATTCATCGACTCCCTCAAATCTTAAATGAAGCTTACCTGTCAAAGGAAATGGTTATTGAGGTTTGGTCAAAAGAAGGAGATGTTATTGAGAATCTTCCGAAAGTTCGTAAAGGTAGTATCAAAGGCTGGGTAAATATCATGTATGGTTGCGATAAGTTCTGTACGTATTGTATCGTGCCATACACTCGTGGGAAAGAAAGAAGTCGCCGACCTGAAGAAATTATTCATGAGGTTCGCCATTTAGCCTCTCAAGGCTATAAGGAGATTACGCTTTTAGGTCAAAATGTTAATGCGTATGGAAAAGATTTTGAAGATCTTAACTATGGACTTGGTGACTTAATGGAAGAATTAAGCAAAATTGATATTCCTCGTATTCGTTTTACAACGAGTCATCCGAGAGATTTTGATGACCGACTAATTGAAGTGTTAGCTAAGGGTGGGAATTTATTAGATCATATCCACTTACCGGTCCAATCTGGCAGTTCCGAAATCCTAAAGTTAATGGCTCGCAAATATTCACGTGAGCATTATTTAGAGCTTGTTGGTAAAATCAAGAAGGCAATCCCTAACGCTTCCTTAACAACCGATATTATTGTTGGATTCCCGAATGAAACTGATGAGCAATTTGAGGAAACTATGTCGCTTTATCGTGAAGTTGAATTTGACTCAGCGTATACTTTTATTTACTCTCCTCGTGAAGGTACACCAGCAGCAAAAATGGAAGATAATATCCCGATGGAAGTAAAGAAAGAACGATTACAGCGTCTAAATAGCTTAGTAAATGAAATATCAGCTAAGAAACTCAAGGAGTATGAAGGACAAGTCGTTGAGGTGTTGGTTGAAGGTGAAAGTAAAAATAATCCAGATGTTCTGGCTGGGTATACGTCAAAGAGTAAGTTAGTAAACTTTAGAGCACCTAGATCTGTGATTGGTAAAGTAATTAAGGTAAGAATTATTAAGGCGAAAACATGGACATTAGATGGTGAATTGGTCGAAGAAATGGTAGAGGTGAATTAA
- a CDS encoding 2-oxoacid:ferredoxin oxidoreductase subunit beta, translated as MATFKDFRNSVKPNWCPGCGDFSVQAAIQRAAANVGLEPDQLAVVSGIGCSGRISGYINAYGFHGIHGRSLPIAQGVKMANKDLTVIASGGDGDGFAIGLGHTIHAIRRNIDVTYIVMDNQIYGLTKGQTSPRSDVGFKTKSTPQGSVESALNVMEMALTAGATFVAQSFSTDLKELTALIEAGINHKGFSLINVFSPCVTYNKVNTYDWFKENLVKLSDVENYDANNKMTAMKTLMENRGLVTGLIYQNTEQKSYQELISGYSESPLSKSDLDISEDQFNDLVAEFM; from the coding sequence ATGGCAACATTTAAAGATTTTCGTAACTCTGTAAAACCTAACTGGTGTCCAGGGTGTGGAGATTTCTCCGTACAAGCAGCGATTCAGCGTGCTGCTGCAAACGTTGGTTTAGAGCCTGACCAATTAGCAGTCGTATCTGGAATTGGATGTTCTGGTCGTATTTCGGGTTATATTAACGCTTATGGATTCCACGGAATTCATGGTCGTTCACTTCCAATTGCACAGGGTGTAAAGATGGCAAACAAGGACCTAACGGTAATCGCTTCTGGTGGTGACGGTGATGGTTTCGCAATTGGACTTGGTCATACTATTCACGCAATTCGTCGTAATATTGACGTAACATATATTGTAATGGATAACCAAATCTATGGTTTAACAAAGGGTCAAACATCACCTCGTAGTGACGTTGGTTTCAAGACAAAGAGTACTCCACAAGGTTCTGTTGAGTCAGCTCTTAATGTAATGGAAATGGCATTAACAGCAGGAGCTACTTTCGTTGCACAAAGTTTCTCAACTGACCTAAAAGAGTTAACTGCTTTAATCGAAGCTGGTATTAACCATAAAGGTTTCTCTTTAATTAACGTATTCAGTCCTTGTGTTACTTATAATAAAGTCAACACATATGATTGGTTTAAAGAAAATCTAGTGAAGTTAAGTGATGTTGAAAATTACGATGCAAATAACAAAATGACAGCTATGAAGACATTAATGGAAAATAGAGGTCTTGTTACTGGTCTTATCTATCAAAATACTGAACAGAAATCTTATCAAGAGCTTATTAGTGGGTATAGTGAATCTCCACTTTCTAAGTCAGATCTTGATATTTCAGAAGATCAGTTCAACGATTTAGTAGCAGAATTTATGTAA